From Mauremys mutica isolate MM-2020 ecotype Southern chromosome 17, ASM2049712v1, whole genome shotgun sequence, one genomic window encodes:
- the DCAF8 gene encoding DDB1- and CUL4-associated factor 8 produces MSEKGSSTDGKTDIANGSLSSSPEEMSGAEEGRETSSGIEVEASDLSLSLTGDDVGPNRTSTESRDTDTESSGEEKDSDSMDDTGHYSINEENRAHDRSHSDEEEEEEEEEEEQRSRRRAQRKRANHDQDSSDDERALEDWVSSETTALPRPRWQAVRALRERELGSSSRFVYEACGARVFVQRFHLQHGLEGHGGCVNTLHFNQRGTWLASGSDDLKVVVWDWVRRQPVLEFESGHKSNVFQAKFLPNSGDSTLAMCARDGQVRVAELSATQCCRNTKRVAQHKGASHKLALEPDSPCTFLSAGEDAVVFTIDLRQDRPASKLVVTKEKEKKVGLYTIYVNPSNTHQFAVGGRDQFVRIYDQRKIDENENNGVLKKFCPHHLVNSESKANITCLVYSHDGSDLLASYNDEDIYLFNSSHSDGAEYVKRYKGHRNNATVKGVNFYGPKSEFVVSGSDCGHIFLWEKSSCQIVQFMEGDKGGVVNCLEPHPHLPVLATSGLDHDVKIWAPTAEAPTELAGLKEVIKKNKRERDEDSLHHTDLFDSHMLWFLMHHLRQRRHHRRRREPGATDGDSDESPSSSDTSDDEEEGPDRVQCMPS; encoded by the exons ATGTCGGAAAAGGGGAGTAGCACCGATGGAAAAACAGATATAGCCAACG GGAGCTTATCCAGCAGCCCTGAAGAAATGTCTGGAGCAGAGGAGGGACGAGAGACCTCCTCAGGCATCGAAGTAGAGGCCTCTGACCTCAGCCTGAGCCTCACTGGGGACGACGTAGGGCCCAACCGCACCAGCACAGAGAGCCGGGACACAGACACGGAGAGCTCGGGAGAGGAAAAGGACTCGGACAGCATGGATGACACGGGCCACTACTCGATCAATGAGGAGAACCGGGCCCACGACCGGTCCCACTCagacgaggaggaggaagaagaggaggaggaggaggagcagcggtCCCGGCGACGTGCCCAGCGCAAGCGTGCCAACCACGATCAAGACTCCTCGGATGATGAGCGGGCGCTGGAGGACTGGGTGTCCTCGGAGACGACTGCTCTCCCTCGGCCCCGCTGGCAGGCTGTGCGTGCCCTCCgggagagggagctgggctcCAGCTCACGCTTTGTCTACGAGGCCTGCGGGGCCAGGGTCTTTGTGCAACGTTTCCACCTCCAGCACGGCCTCGAGGGGCACGGCGGCTGTGTCAATACCTTGCACTTTAACCAGCGTGGCACGTGGCTGGCCAGTGGCAGCGACGACCTTAAGGTGGTGGTTTGGGACTGGGTCAGGAGACAGCCGGTGCTGGAGTTTGAGAGTGGCCACAAGAGCAACGTCTTCCAG GCTAAGTTCCTCCCCAACAGCGGCGACTCGACTCTAGCCATGTGCGCTCGGGATGGCCAGGTCCGGGTAGCCGAACTCTCTGCCACCCAGTGCTGCAGAAACACCAAGCGCGTGGCACAGCACAAGGGAGCCTCACATAAG CTGGCCCTAGAGCCGGATTCTCCATGCACTTTCTTATCAGCTGGCGAAGATGCTGTGGTCTTCACCATTGACCTGAGACAAGACCGCCCTGCTTC GAAACTGGTTGTgacaaaggagaaagaaaagaaagtgggTCTCTACACCATTTATGTGAATCCCTCTAATACGCACCAGTTTGCTGTGGGTGGCAGGGATCAGTTTGTCAG GATTTATGATCAGCGGAAAAtagatgaaaatgaaaacaatGGCGTGCTTAAGAAGTTCTGCCCTCACCACCTG GTAAACAGCGAGTCCAAAGCTAACATCACCTGTCTCGTGTACAGCCATGATGGATCAG ACCTCTTGGCCAGCTACAATGACGAAGACATCTATCTCTTCAACTCTTCTCACAGCGACGGGGCAGAGTACGTCAAGAGATACAAGGGACATCGCAATAATGCCACAG TGAAAGGTGTTAATTTCTACGGCCCGAAGAGCGAGTTCGTGGTGAGTGGCAGCGACTGTGGACACATCTTCCTGTGGGAGAAGTCATCCTGCCAGATTGTGCAGTTCATGGAGGGCGATAAAGGAGGAGTG GTAAACTGCCTGGAGCCTCACCCTCACCTTCCTGTCCTGGCCACCAGCGGGCTGGATCACGATGTCAAGATCTGGGCACCGACCGCGGAGGCGCCCACTGAGCTCGCCGGACTGAAGGAG GTGATCAAGAAGAACAAGCGGGAGCGAGACGAGGACAGCTTGCACCACACTGACCTGTTTGACAGCCACATGCTGTGGTTCCTCATGCACCATCTCCGACAGAGACGTCATCACAGG CGCCGAAGAGAACCCGGAGCAACCGATGGTGACTCGGACGAGTCCCCCAGCTCCTCTGACACCTCGGACGACGAAGAGGAGGGGCCAGATCGGGTGCAGTGCATGCCTTCGTGA